A window of the Pseudomonas furukawaii genome harbors these coding sequences:
- a CDS encoding sigma-54-dependent Fis family transcriptional regulator, protein MKVDYKASEHSPTLKDLTDRVRFLGNEGKIWLDEQRMLLLQSAAMGSFRRELVEMLGVERAKGLFLRLGYQSGLKDAELARKLRPDADAVEMFLTGPQLHSLKGMVKVEPLAMNIDIENGLFYADLEWQNSYEVENCRAEGLASDEPVCWTLLGYAISYSSFFLGRQVLYKEVSCRGCGGDRCRIIGKPVEEWEDADAFLRYFQSDPIIDELQALQVQVADLRQRLEQDAGQFYGIGKAPLYRKACTLIDKVAPGKASVLLLGETGVGKEVMARSLHLRSERAGGPFVALNCAAIPPDLIEAELFGVERGAYTGAQQSRMGRFERAHGGTLFLDEVVELTPRAQASLLRVLQEEELERVGDSQTRKVDVRVVAATHEDLARAVKDGRFRADLYYRLNVYPVFIPSLRERKEDIPLLADHFLARLHTAYGKTTLGLSDRALEACMRYDWPGNIRELENLIERGVIITDANQSISADALFPHHSDEAGSIGLTSDGALVDTRASVEPDWVEHLIDSGLSLDAVEEALMQGALKRAQQNVSEAARLLGMTRPALAYRLKKRPGEDGQR, encoded by the coding sequence ATGAAAGTGGATTACAAGGCGTCGGAGCACAGCCCGACCCTGAAGGACCTGACCGATCGGGTCCGCTTCCTCGGCAACGAGGGCAAGATCTGGCTGGACGAGCAGCGCATGCTCCTGCTGCAGTCCGCCGCCATGGGCTCCTTCCGTCGCGAGCTGGTGGAGATGCTCGGCGTGGAACGGGCCAAGGGGCTGTTCCTGCGCCTGGGCTACCAGTCCGGCCTTAAGGACGCCGAGCTGGCCCGCAAGCTGCGCCCCGACGCCGACGCGGTGGAGATGTTCCTCACCGGCCCGCAGCTGCACTCGCTCAAGGGGATGGTCAAGGTCGAGCCGCTTGCGATGAACATCGACATCGAGAACGGCCTGTTCTACGCCGACCTCGAATGGCAGAACTCCTACGAGGTGGAGAACTGCCGCGCCGAGGGACTGGCCTCGGACGAGCCGGTGTGCTGGACCCTGCTGGGCTACGCCATCAGCTACTCGTCGTTCTTCCTCGGCCGCCAGGTGCTCTACAAGGAGGTCAGCTGCCGGGGCTGCGGCGGCGACCGCTGCCGCATCATCGGCAAGCCGGTGGAGGAGTGGGAGGACGCCGACGCCTTCCTGCGCTATTTCCAGAGCGACCCCATCATCGACGAGCTCCAGGCCCTGCAGGTGCAGGTGGCCGACCTGCGCCAGCGTCTGGAACAGGACGCCGGCCAGTTCTACGGCATCGGCAAGGCGCCGCTCTACCGCAAGGCCTGCACCCTGATCGACAAGGTAGCGCCGGGCAAGGCCTCGGTGCTCCTGCTGGGGGAAACCGGGGTGGGCAAGGAGGTCATGGCCCGCAGCCTGCACCTGCGCAGCGAGCGCGCCGGCGGCCCGTTCGTGGCGCTGAATTGCGCCGCCATCCCGCCGGACCTGATCGAGGCCGAGCTGTTCGGCGTCGAGCGAGGTGCCTACACCGGCGCCCAGCAGTCGCGCATGGGCCGCTTCGAGCGGGCCCACGGCGGCACCCTGTTCCTCGACGAGGTGGTGGAACTGACGCCCCGCGCCCAGGCCAGCCTGCTGCGGGTGCTGCAGGAGGAAGAGCTGGAGCGGGTGGGCGACAGCCAGACCCGCAAGGTGGACGTGCGGGTGGTGGCCGCCACCCACGAGGATCTGGCCCGGGCGGTGAAGGACGGCCGCTTCCGCGCCGACCTCTACTACCGGCTGAACGTCTACCCGGTGTTCATCCCTTCCCTGCGCGAACGCAAGGAAGACATCCCGCTGCTGGCGGATCACTTCCTGGCGCGCCTCCACACGGCCTACGGCAAGACCACCCTGGGCCTGTCCGACCGCGCGCTGGAGGCCTGCATGCGCTACGACTGGCCGGGCAACATCCGTGAGCTGGAAAACCTCATCGAGCGCGGCGTGATCATCACCGACGCCAACCAGAGCATCAGCGCCGACGCCCTCTTCCCGCACCACTCCGACGAAGCCGGCAGCATCGGGCTGACCAGCGACGGCGCCCTGGTGGACACCCGCGCCAGCGTCGAGCCGGACTGGGTGGAGCACCTGATCGACAGCGGCCTCAGCCTGGACGCGGTGGAGGAAGCGCTGATGCAGGGTGCCCTGAAACGCGCGCAGCAGAATGTGTCCGAAGCGGCACGCCTGCTGGGCATGACCCGCCCCGCCCTCGCCTACCGGCTGAAGAAGCGCCCGGGAGAGGACGGCCAGCGCTGA
- a CDS encoding phenol hydroxylase subunit: MNPNPQRFDQLPRYVRVRSEPDATFVEFDFAIGYPDLFVELVLPREAFTRFCEQNRVRHMDARMAEAIDADMEKWRYGESRGPAD; encoded by the coding sequence ATGAACCCGAATCCACAACGCTTCGATCAGCTGCCGCGCTATGTCCGTGTGCGCAGCGAGCCCGACGCCACCTTCGTCGAGTTCGACTTCGCCATCGGCTACCCGGACCTCTTCGTCGAGCTGGTGTTGCCCCGCGAGGCCTTCACCCGCTTCTGCGAGCAGAACCGGGTCCGGCACATGGACGCGCGGATGGCCGAGGCCATCGACGCCGACATGGAGAAATGGCGCTACGGCGAAAGCCGTGGTCCGGCCGACTGA
- a CDS encoding aromatic/alkene monooxygenase hydroxylase subunit beta produces MSIEIKTATVEPLRQTFSHTRRRFGDKPASRYQEASFDIEAATNFHYRPLWQPDKLLNDPSRTAIRMADWYAISDPRQFYYGAYVQTRAKMQENAEHDYAFCEKRNLLAGLDAGSRERIARLLLPLRHAELGANMNNSGIAADGFGTSVTQLHMFHAMDRLGIAQYLSRIGLMLDDGDTELLAEAKRQWLEDPAWQGLRRYVEDTLVVRDWFELTLAQNLVSDGLLYPLLFQKFDEQLCADGTGQVGMLTEFMRLWFAETQRWVDALVKPVLAESDDNRQLVAGWIAHWQSRALEALAPLAEIGPGRAALDTVAGEFAARLKKLGL; encoded by the coding sequence ATGAGCATCGAGATCAAGACGGCAACGGTGGAGCCCCTCCGCCAGACGTTCAGCCACACCCGCCGGCGCTTCGGCGACAAGCCGGCCAGCCGCTACCAGGAGGCCAGCTTCGACATCGAGGCCGCCACCAACTTCCACTACCGCCCGCTGTGGCAGCCGGACAAGCTGCTCAACGACCCGAGCCGCACCGCCATTCGCATGGCCGACTGGTACGCCATCAGCGACCCCCGCCAGTTCTACTACGGCGCCTACGTGCAGACCCGCGCCAAGATGCAGGAGAACGCCGAGCACGATTACGCCTTCTGCGAGAAGCGCAACCTGCTGGCCGGCCTGGATGCCGGCAGCCGCGAGCGCATCGCCCGCCTGCTGCTGCCCCTGCGCCATGCGGAATTGGGCGCCAACATGAACAACAGCGGCATCGCCGCCGACGGCTTCGGCACCAGCGTCACCCAGCTGCACATGTTCCACGCCATGGACCGCCTCGGTATCGCCCAGTACCTCTCGCGCATCGGCCTGATGCTGGACGACGGCGACACCGAGCTGCTCGCCGAGGCCAAGCGGCAATGGCTGGAGGACCCGGCCTGGCAGGGGCTGCGCCGCTACGTCGAAGACACCCTGGTGGTACGCGACTGGTTCGAGCTGACCCTGGCGCAGAACCTGGTGAGCGACGGCCTGCTCTACCCGCTGCTGTTCCAGAAGTTCGACGAGCAGCTCTGCGCCGACGGCACCGGCCAGGTGGGCATGCTCACCGAGTTCATGCGCCTCTGGTTCGCCGAGACCCAGCGCTGGGTCGATGCCCTGGTGAAACCGGTGCTGGCCGAGAGCGATGACAACCGCCAGCTCGTCGCCGGCTGGATCGCCCACTGGCAGTCCCGTGCCCTGGAAGCCCTGGCGCCCCTGGCCGAGATCGGCCCCGGCCGCGCCGCCCTGGACACCGTCGCCGGCGAGTTCGCCGCCCGCCTGAAGAAACTCGGCCTCTGA
- a CDS encoding MmoB/DmpM family protein — protein sequence MTSLVYIAFQDNDNARYIVEAITQDNPHAEVQHQPAMIRVQAEGRLEIHRATVEEKLGREWDLQEMLIDVITLGGNVDEDEDRFALHWN from the coding sequence ATGACTTCCCTCGTCTACATCGCCTTCCAGGACAACGACAACGCCCGCTACATCGTCGAGGCCATCACCCAGGACAACCCCCACGCCGAGGTGCAGCACCAGCCGGCGATGATCCGCGTGCAGGCCGAAGGCCGCCTGGAGATCCACCGCGCCACGGTGGAGGAAAAGCTCGGCCGCGAGTGGGACCTGCAGGAAATGCTCATCGACGTGATCACCCTCGGCGGCAACGTCGACGAGGACGAAGACCGCTTCGCCCTGCACTGGAACTGA
- a CDS encoding aromatic/alkene/methane monooxygenase hydroxylase/oxygenase subunit alpha — protein sequence MAAKRLNQKDKYRCLTRDLAWEPSYQSKDDIYPFERFEGIKITDWDKWEDPFRLTMDAYWKYQAEKEKKLYAIFDAFAQNNGHTHLSDARYVNALKLFLCGVTPLEYQAYQGFARVGRHFGGAGARVACQMQAIDELRHVQTQIHAMSHYNKHFNGLHDFAHMHDRVWFLSVPKSFFEDARTAGPFEFLTAISFSFEYVLTNLLFVPFMSGAAYNGDMATVTFGFSAQSDEARHMTLGLEVIKFLLEQHEDNVPIIQRWIDKWFWRGYRLLTLVGMMMDYMLPNKVMSWAEAWEVYFEQAGGALFKDLERYGIRPPKYVEQTTLGKEHISHQAWSIFYQYSQATNFHTWMPTDEELDWLSAKYPDTFDRIYRPRYEHWREMQARGERFYNNALPMLCQICQIPLAFTEPDADTTLSHRSVVHGGERFHFCSDGCCDIFQFEPEKYVQAWLPVHQILQGNCGGGDVEAVVRDYYNIAFGEDNFDYQDSPEHQRWREWQGERPAEPARVG from the coding sequence ATGGCCGCCAAACGCCTGAACCAGAAAGACAAGTACCGCTGCCTGACCCGCGACCTGGCCTGGGAGCCCAGCTACCAGAGCAAGGACGACATCTATCCCTTCGAGCGCTTCGAGGGCATCAAGATCACCGACTGGGACAAGTGGGAGGACCCCTTCCGCCTGACCATGGACGCCTACTGGAAATACCAGGCCGAGAAGGAGAAGAAGCTCTACGCGATCTTCGACGCCTTCGCCCAGAACAACGGCCATACGCACCTGTCCGACGCGCGCTACGTCAACGCGCTGAAGCTGTTCCTCTGCGGCGTGACCCCGCTGGAGTACCAGGCCTACCAGGGCTTCGCCCGGGTCGGCCGGCACTTCGGTGGCGCCGGGGCGCGGGTCGCCTGCCAGATGCAGGCCATCGACGAGCTGCGCCACGTGCAGACCCAGATCCACGCCATGAGCCACTACAACAAGCACTTCAACGGCCTGCATGACTTCGCCCACATGCACGACCGGGTGTGGTTCCTCTCGGTGCCCAAGTCCTTCTTCGAGGACGCCCGCACCGCCGGCCCCTTCGAGTTCCTCACGGCGATTTCCTTCAGCTTCGAATACGTGCTGACCAACCTGCTGTTCGTGCCCTTCATGTCCGGCGCGGCCTACAACGGCGACATGGCCACCGTCACCTTCGGCTTCTCGGCGCAGTCCGACGAGGCCCGGCACATGACCCTGGGGCTGGAGGTGATCAAGTTCCTGCTGGAGCAGCACGAGGACAACGTGCCCATCATCCAGCGCTGGATCGACAAGTGGTTCTGGCGCGGTTACCGCCTGCTGACGCTGGTGGGGATGATGATGGACTACATGCTGCCGAACAAAGTCATGTCCTGGGCCGAGGCCTGGGAGGTCTACTTCGAGCAGGCCGGCGGCGCGCTGTTCAAGGACCTGGAGCGCTACGGCATCCGCCCGCCCAAGTACGTGGAGCAGACCACCCTCGGCAAGGAGCACATCAGCCACCAGGCCTGGTCGATCTTCTACCAGTACAGCCAGGCCACCAACTTCCATACCTGGATGCCCACGGACGAGGAGCTGGACTGGCTCTCGGCCAAGTACCCGGACACCTTCGACCGCATCTACCGCCCGCGCTACGAGCACTGGCGCGAGATGCAGGCGCGCGGCGAGCGCTTTTACAACAACGCGCTGCCCATGCTCTGCCAGATCTGTCAGATCCCCCTGGCCTTCACCGAGCCGGACGCGGATACGACGCTGAGTCATCGCAGCGTCGTGCACGGCGGCGAGCGCTTCCATTTCTGCTCCGACGGCTGCTGCGACATCTTCCAGTTCGAGCCGGAGAAGTACGTCCAGGCCTGGTTGCCGGTGCACCAGATCCTCCAGGGCAACTGCGGCGGGGGCGATGTCGAGGCGGTGGTGCGGGACTACTACAACATCGCCTTCGGCGAAGACAACTTCGACTACCAGGACTCGCCCGAGCACCAGCGCTGGCGCGAGTGGCAGGGCGAAAGGCCCGCCGAGCCGGCCAGGGTCGGCTGA
- a CDS encoding phenol hydroxylase subunit P4 — protein MPVTAIGAYEAQSLDRQDNFNGLQLVYLCWERHLMFCAPVTLPLPPDMAFGDFVETVVKPVIAPHPDAAKVDFSQARWRLDDAPFQPDPGAGLAANGIGHKSLLHLDTPGLDGLSGSFN, from the coding sequence ATGCCCGTGACCGCCATAGGCGCCTATGAGGCGCAATCCCTGGATCGCCAGGACAACTTCAACGGCCTGCAACTGGTGTACCTCTGCTGGGAGCGCCACCTGATGTTCTGCGCCCCCGTCACCCTGCCGCTGCCGCCGGACATGGCCTTCGGCGACTTCGTCGAGACCGTGGTCAAGCCCGTGATCGCGCCGCACCCGGACGCGGCCAAGGTGGACTTCAGCCAGGCCCGCTGGCGCCTCGATGACGCCCCCTTCCAGCCGGACCCCGGTGCCGGGCTCGCCGCCAACGGCATCGGCCACAAGAGCCTGCTGCACCTGGACACACCCGGCCTGGATGGCCTTTCCGGCAGCTTCAACTGA
- a CDS encoding NADH:ubiquinone reductase (Na(+)-transporting) subunit F yields the protein MSYQVTIEPTGEQIDVEEGQTILQAALRQGVWLPFACGHGTCATCKVQVLEGEADVGAASPFALMDMERDEGKVLACCAIPQSDLVIEADIDVDPDFAGYPVQDYRATVTRLVDLSPTIKGLHLKLDRPMAFQAGQYINLQLPGIEGTRAFSLANPPSRADEVELHVRRVEGGLATGHIHDQLKVGDALELSGPYGQFFVRTSQPGDLVFVAGGSGLSSPQSMILDLLERGDTRHMTLFQGARTRAELYNRELFEGLAETHGNFTYVPSLSQAAEDSEWTGFRGYVHDAAKQHFDNRFAGHKAYLCGPPPMIDAAVTALMQGRLFERDIFMERFLTAADGAGESTRSALFKRI from the coding sequence ATGAGCTACCAGGTCACCATCGAACCCACCGGCGAGCAGATCGACGTCGAGGAGGGCCAGACCATTCTCCAGGCAGCCCTGCGCCAGGGCGTCTGGCTGCCCTTCGCCTGCGGCCACGGCACCTGCGCCACCTGCAAGGTGCAGGTGCTGGAAGGCGAGGCCGATGTCGGCGCCGCGTCCCCCTTCGCCCTGATGGACATGGAACGCGACGAGGGCAAGGTGCTGGCCTGCTGCGCCATCCCCCAGAGCGACCTGGTGATCGAGGCCGACATCGACGTCGACCCCGACTTCGCCGGGTACCCCGTGCAGGACTACCGCGCCACCGTCACCCGGCTGGTGGACCTGTCGCCCACCATCAAGGGACTGCACCTGAAGCTGGACCGTCCCATGGCGTTCCAGGCCGGGCAGTACATCAACCTGCAACTTCCCGGCATCGAGGGTACCCGGGCCTTCTCCCTGGCCAACCCGCCCAGCCGCGCCGACGAGGTGGAGCTGCATGTGCGCCGGGTGGAAGGCGGCCTCGCCACCGGTCATATCCACGACCAGCTCAAGGTGGGGGACGCGCTGGAACTGTCCGGCCCGTACGGGCAGTTCTTCGTGCGCACCTCCCAGCCCGGGGACCTGGTCTTCGTCGCCGGCGGGTCCGGGCTGTCCAGCCCGCAGTCGATGATCCTCGACCTGCTGGAGCGGGGGGATACACGGCACATGACCCTGTTCCAGGGGGCTCGCACCCGCGCCGAGCTCTACAACCGCGAGCTCTTCGAGGGCCTGGCCGAGACCCATGGGAACTTCACCTACGTCCCCTCCCTCAGCCAGGCGGCCGAGGACAGCGAGTGGACCGGCTTCCGGGGCTACGTGCATGACGCCGCGAAGCAGCATTTCGACAACCGCTTCGCCGGCCACAAGGCCTATCTCTGCGGCCCGCCGCCGATGATCGACGCCGCGGTCACCGCCCTGATGCAGGGCCGGCTGTTCGAGCGCGACATCTTCATGGAGCGCTTCCTCACCGCCGCCGACGGCGCCGGGGAAAGCACCCGCTCGGCGCTGTTCAAACGTATCTGA
- a CDS encoding SphA family protein, producing MSTTLRALSCCALATLAPLALATEGGGSTYPVGAENYLSGAMPPPGFYGQVFSTHYEADTLRGNDGRSLPVDFRVRANVIAPRLIWVSERQLFGGNLAFAALFPFVDLEVEVNGQSQSKRGLGDIIFGPALGFHHSDTLHSVLALDFIAPTGEYDRGDLANIGRNYWTIEPVLAISRIDPAGLNASVKLMYDFNLENSATDYRSGQEFHFDYAVGWGLGNGWVVGVGGYFYRQTTDDRQHGERIDDNKGRAFAIGPSVMYQNPEGWFLTAKWEQETGVRNRAEGDAYWLKLTVPF from the coding sequence ATGAGCACCACCCTGCGTGCCCTGTCCTGCTGTGCCCTCGCCACCCTGGCCCCGCTGGCCCTCGCCACCGAAGGCGGTGGTTCCACCTACCCGGTGGGCGCCGAGAACTACCTGTCCGGAGCCATGCCGCCGCCCGGCTTCTACGGCCAGGTGTTCTCCACCCACTACGAGGCCGATACCCTGCGGGGCAACGATGGCCGCAGCCTGCCGGTGGATTTCCGTGTCCGCGCCAACGTCATCGCGCCACGCCTGATCTGGGTGAGCGAGCGCCAGCTGTTCGGCGGCAACCTGGCCTTCGCCGCCCTGTTTCCCTTCGTCGACCTCGAGGTGGAGGTGAATGGGCAGTCCCAGAGCAAGAGGGGACTGGGGGACATCATCTTCGGCCCGGCCCTGGGCTTCCACCACAGCGACACCCTGCACAGCGTCCTGGCCCTGGACTTCATCGCGCCCACGGGGGAGTACGACCGGGGCGACCTGGCCAATATCGGGCGGAACTACTGGACCATCGAGCCGGTGCTGGCCATCTCCCGCATCGACCCCGCCGGGCTCAACGCCAGCGTCAAGCTGATGTACGACTTCAACCTGGAAAACTCCGCCACCGATTACCGCTCCGGCCAGGAATTCCACTTCGACTACGCCGTCGGCTGGGGCCTGGGCAACGGCTGGGTAGTGGGCGTGGGCGGCTACTTCTACCGGCAGACCACCGACGACCGCCAGCACGGCGAGCGCATCGACGACAACAAGGGCCGCGCCTTCGCCATCGGCCCATCGGTCATGTACCAGAACCCAGAGGGCTGGTTCCTCACCGCCAAATGGGAGCAGGAGACCGGTGTGCGCAACCGGGCGGAAGGCGATGCCTACTGGCTGAAGCTGACGGTGCCGTTCTAG
- a CDS encoding class I SAM-dependent methyltransferase, translated as MTPDALAFLEQHLATALASPPDEIRRLFHGRGRRYPGLEQLTADWLQGVLLVSLFREPGADELAALKATLLRLVESPAWRASGARSLLLQHRYLLESTQERLWGEDVEECVVNEGGLRFKLDLGRKQNNGLFLDMRHGRDWVRANAGGQRVLNLFAYTCGFSVAAIAGGAEQVVNLDMASAALSRGRENHRLNGHDLGRVSFLGHELFKSWGKVKKGGPYDLVIIDPPSFQKGSFALTRDYQKILRRLPELLSDTGTVLACVNDPGIGPDFLIQGMAAEAPELRFVERLENPPEFEDIDPDAGLKAMVFRRG; from the coding sequence ATGACCCCTGACGCCCTCGCCTTCCTCGAACAGCACCTCGCCACTGCCCTGGCGTCTCCCCCGGACGAGATCCGCCGCCTGTTCCACGGCCGTGGCCGGCGTTATCCCGGGTTGGAGCAACTGACCGCCGACTGGCTCCAGGGCGTGTTGCTGGTGTCGCTGTTCCGCGAGCCCGGCGCGGACGAATTGGCCGCACTCAAGGCGACGCTGCTGCGCCTGGTGGAATCCCCGGCCTGGCGGGCCAGCGGCGCACGGTCGCTGCTGCTGCAGCATCGCTACCTGCTGGAGAGCACCCAGGAGCGGCTCTGGGGCGAGGACGTCGAGGAATGCGTGGTGAACGAGGGCGGGCTGCGCTTCAAGCTGGACCTGGGGCGCAAGCAGAACAACGGCCTGTTCCTCGACATGCGCCATGGCCGCGACTGGGTACGGGCCAACGCCGGTGGCCAGCGGGTACTCAACCTCTTCGCCTACACCTGCGGCTTTTCGGTGGCGGCCATCGCCGGTGGCGCCGAGCAGGTGGTGAACCTGGACATGGCCAGCGCGGCCCTGAGCCGGGGACGGGAGAACCATCGGCTCAACGGCCACGACCTCGGCCGCGTGAGCTTCCTCGGCCATGAGCTGTTCAAGTCCTGGGGCAAGGTGAAGAAGGGCGGGCCCTATGACCTGGTGATCATCGACCCGCCATCCTTCCAGAAGGGCAGCTTCGCCCTCACCCGCGACTACCAGAAAATCCTCCGCCGCCTGCCGGAACTGCTCAGCGACACCGGAACGGTGCTGGCCTGCGTGAACGACCCCGGCATCGGGCCGGACTTCCTGATCCAGGGCATGGCGGCGGAAGCGCCGGAACTGCGTTTCGTCGAGCGCCTGGAGAACCCGCCGGAGTTCGAGGACATCGACCCGGATGCGGGGTTGAAGGCGATGGTGTTTCGGCGCGGCTGA
- a CDS encoding DUF5131 family protein — translation MSSYSAIEWTEQTWNPVTGCTKVSPGCKHCYAEVMARRLQAMGASGYEDGFKLRLMPGRLDQPLRRKKPTLYFVNSMSDLFHEDVPDAFIDQVMDTIIRTPQHSYQILTKRASRLPEYFGSRPIPSNIWLGVSVEDQQYGLPRIDELRKVQATIRFLSVEPLLEDLGQIDLSGMDWVIVGGESGAKARPMRPEWALNIEKQCAQADVAFFFKQWGGWGADGIKRNKKANGRLLNGRLYDEYPIIPTVSVG, via the coding sequence ATGAGCAGTTACTCAGCCATTGAATGGACAGAGCAGACATGGAATCCGGTGACTGGCTGCACCAAGGTCTCCCCTGGCTGTAAGCACTGCTATGCGGAAGTCATGGCGAGGCGCTTACAAGCAATGGGCGCTTCAGGCTACGAAGACGGATTCAAGCTGCGTCTAATGCCAGGACGGTTGGATCAACCATTGCGCAGAAAGAAGCCGACGCTCTATTTCGTGAACTCGATGAGCGACCTTTTTCATGAGGATGTGCCAGACGCCTTCATCGATCAGGTCATGGATACGATCATCAGGACGCCACAGCACTCCTATCAGATCCTTACTAAGCGAGCTTCTAGGCTACCTGAATACTTCGGTAGCCGGCCCATCCCTTCCAATATCTGGCTTGGCGTTTCGGTGGAGGATCAACAGTACGGTTTGCCGCGTATTGATGAACTCCGAAAGGTTCAAGCGACAATTCGCTTTCTGTCCGTTGAGCCTCTTCTTGAAGACCTCGGCCAGATTGACCTATCTGGTATGGATTGGGTAATTGTAGGAGGGGAGTCAGGTGCAAAGGCTCGTCCAATGAGGCCTGAGTGGGCCCTCAATATCGAAAAGCAGTGCGCTCAAGCTGATGTGGCTTTTTTCTTCAAGCAGTGGGGTGGCTGGGGGGCTGATGGCATCAAACGCAACAAAAAAGCCAATGGTCGCCTGCTAAACGGCCGTCTTTATGATGAGTACCCGATTATTCCTACAGTTTCGGTTGGATAG